CAAAAAAGCAAACGGCCAATGCACTTGGTACAAGTCTACCCGCTCAAGTTGTAGTCTTTTAAGACTATCTGTTAAGGCATCAGAAACAGACTGGCCTGTAAAGCGCCAAGGTACAGGGCCAAATTTCGTGGCAATTTGTACAGGTTGGTTTGCCTGCTTGATGAATTTTCCTAATAATTCTTCTGATAAACCAAACCCGTAGATTTCTGCTGTGTCAAAGAAGGTAACACCAGCTTCTAATGCTGCGTTAAATGCTTCTTGCAACTGTTCCGGGCCGTAGCCATTGCCATAATTCCAGAAAAGTTTATCACCCCAAGCCCAAGTTCCAATACAAAGGGGTGTGACAGCAGGGCCATTTTTCCCTAAAGTAATTGTTTCCACGATCGCCAAATCTATTTATTTACATTTCTTTACTTTCTTAGTGTAGCCTTGGCGAACTGAATTTTATAAAGCTTCCAGGTTATGTACAATACACTGTCCTGAGAGAGATGCTAGAGAGGAGAATATTTTTACTCCACCCTCTCACGTTTAGTCTTAAGCAACTTGAAAGTTATCTGCTTCCTCGACAACCTCATAGCCATGAGTTAACTGTTCAGTGGCTTTATCAATTAAATCTAAACCTTGTTGGACTGTTTCAATTACACTTAATTGTCCACGTAGTTCAGCCGCACCGACAAAACCCTTAGCGTACCAAGTCATGTGCTTACGGGCTTGACGGACACCGCGATCGCCTTTATATTCCCATAAAGCCTGTAAATGATCTCTAGCACATTCCAAACGTTGAATTGGCGTTGGTGCTGGCAAAATTTCCCCAGTTTTTAGGAAATGGTCAATTTCTCCCACCAAAAACGGATAACCCAAAGTTCCACGGGAACACATCACCCCATCAGCGCCAGTTTCTTCCAAACATCTCACCGCCGCTTCCACTGAAAATATATCCCCATTACCAATTACCGGAATGGAAAGAATTTCTTTCACACGGGCTATCCATTCCCAACGAGCATTACCATTGTAACCTTGAGCGCGGGTGCGTCCATGCACCGTGATCATTTGCGCTCCCGCATCTTCCATCCGCTTGGCAAAGTCGAGAATGGTAATTTCTTTATCATTCCAACCAATACGGGTTTTGACGGTGACTGGTACATCAACAGCTTTCACCACTTCCCGCACAATGGCTTCTGCAACTTCCGGTTGGCGTAATAAAGAAGAACCACCACCATTTTTGGTAATTTTATTTACCGGACAACCCATATTAATATCAACAGTATCAGCGCCTTCCGCAACAGCTTTGACTGCGGCTTCTGCTAGGAAATCAGGGCGACAGTCAAACAACTGAATACTAATTGGTCGCTCGTTGGGGTCTACTTCCATGATTTTTGGTAACTGCTTAACATAATGTAAACCCGTAGCATTGACCATTTCCGTATACATCATCGAATCTGGTGCATAGCGACGTACCAAGCGGCGAAACACCATATCTGTCACCCCCGACAAAGGCGACTGAAGAACACGGCTGTTAACTGCAAATGAGCCGATTTTTAGGGGTTGAGCAAGTCTAGTTTTGAGGTTGGGAGACAGAGTAACCATAGAGGCAATTGAAAATACCAAATCAATGATAATTGTTGACTGTTGATTGTTGACTGTTAGAAGATATTTTAAAAGTCCTTCATGATGTATCAAATACTTTTAGATCCCCCTAAATACCCCTTATTAAGGGTATTTAGGGGGATCTAACCACATTTTGCACTCAGCACAAAGATGTGTG
Above is a genomic segment from Nostoc sp. MS1 containing:
- the dusB gene encoding tRNA dihydrouridine synthase DusB — encoded protein: MVTLSPNLKTRLAQPLKIGSFAVNSRVLQSPLSGVTDMVFRRLVRRYAPDSMMYTEMVNATGLHYVKQLPKIMEVDPNERPISIQLFDCRPDFLAEAAVKAVAEGADTVDINMGCPVNKITKNGGGSSLLRQPEVAEAIVREVVKAVDVPVTVKTRIGWNDKEITILDFAKRMEDAGAQMITVHGRTRAQGYNGNARWEWIARVKEILSIPVIGNGDIFSVEAAVRCLEETGADGVMCSRGTLGYPFLVGEIDHFLKTGEILPAPTPIQRLECARDHLQALWEYKGDRGVRQARKHMTWYAKGFVGAAELRGQLSVIETVQQGLDLIDKATEQLTHGYEVVEEADNFQVA